A genome region from Pseudomonas sp. N3-W includes the following:
- a CDS encoding helix-turn-helix transcriptional regulator, whose translation MQGANTLDQKISPCRWCIPAFQSLSTSVEGVYILTRGGLTIRDVNVIRCVEAGELLFVRRGSYLVSTGEHRSELLWIPLSEQFLQSFIQRFGALLGEVERRDKCGGNIIVFASNPLLVDCVKSMKTLLAHEHPPMLASLKVEELLMLFVFGPQGAELMSLLRQQSNRHVERLQQFMEQYFLKEWRLSQFSREFGMGLTTFKELFGVVYGVSPRAWISERRILHAHHLLLNSELSIADIAMASGFSSQSYFTQSYRRRFGCTPSRSRQGKESVLKYASMISIRLKEPA comes from the coding sequence ATGCAAGGTGCTAACACGCTTGATCAGAAGATATCTCCGTGTCGATGGTGCATTCCTGCTTTTCAGTCATTATCTACCTCTGTAGAGGGGGTTTATATTCTGACGAGAGGAGGGCTGACAATCCGAGATGTTAACGTAATAAGGTGTGTTGAGGCGGGTGAGCTTCTCTTTGTCAGACGAGGAAGTTATCTGGTCAGCACCGGTGAGCATCGAAGTGAATTGCTATGGATTCCCTTATCGGAGCAGTTTTTGCAGAGTTTTATCCAGCGTTTTGGTGCATTGCTCGGTGAGGTTGAGCGCAGAGATAAATGCGGGGGAAACATTATTGTCTTTGCGAGCAATCCATTACTCGTAGATTGTGTGAAAAGCATGAAAACCCTGCTTGCACATGAACATCCTCCGATGCTGGCATCCTTGAAGGTGGAGGAATTGTTGATGTTGTTTGTCTTCGGCCCTCAAGGAGCCGAATTAATGTCGTTACTGCGTCAGCAGAGCAACAGGCATGTCGAACGCTTGCAGCAATTTATGGAACAGTATTTCTTGAAAGAGTGGCGGCTCAGTCAGTTTTCCAGGGAGTTTGGCATGGGGCTGACGACCTTCAAGGAGTTGTTCGGGGTTGTGTATGGCGTTTCTCCAAGGGCCTGGATCAGCGAGAGGCGTATTTTGCATGCTCATCATTTGCTCCTTAATAGCGAGCTGAGCATCGCGGACATAGCCATGGCAAGTGGCTTCTCCAGTCAATCGTACTTCACTCAAAGTTATCGGCGACGGTTCGGTTGTACGCCAAGTCGATCCCGGCAGGGTAAAGAGTCGGTGCTGAAGTACGCAAGCATGATCTCCATCCGTCTGAAAGAGCCGGCGTGA